One part of the Vibrio palustris genome encodes these proteins:
- a CDS encoding transcriptional regulator GcvA, whose product MARRLPPLNSLKVFEAAARHLSFTRAAEELFVTQAAVSHQIKTLEEFLGLKLFRRRNRSLLLTEEGQGYFSDLKDIFTSIGEATDKLLERTEKGALTISLPPSFAIQWLVPRLADFNREEPDIDVRIKAVDLEEGSLTDDVDVAIYYGKGHWPELRCDLLYQEFLIPLCAPNVLLGEKPLATLHDLSQHVLLHDTSRQHWKQFAKQNGIEGVNVNHGPIFSHTTMVLQAAIHGQGIALGNNVLAQPEMEAGRLVAPFDEVVMTPNAFYVVCDEKQADMGRIATFRDWMIRTARREQEEVLDE is encoded by the coding sequence ATGGCAAGACGTTTACCACCGTTAAACTCATTAAAAGTGTTTGAAGCTGCCGCTCGCCATTTGAGTTTTACTCGTGCAGCGGAAGAGTTGTTTGTGACGCAAGCCGCTGTGAGCCACCAAATTAAAACGCTAGAAGAGTTTTTAGGTTTAAAACTATTCCGCCGTCGTAATCGGTCACTATTATTGACTGAAGAAGGGCAAGGTTACTTTTCTGACCTCAAAGATATTTTCACCTCAATTGGCGAGGCCACAGATAAACTATTGGAACGCACTGAAAAAGGTGCGCTGACAATAAGTTTACCGCCGAGTTTTGCCATTCAATGGCTGGTCCCAAGATTGGCGGATTTTAATCGAGAAGAGCCAGATATTGATGTACGTATTAAAGCGGTTGATTTAGAGGAAGGCTCGTTAACCGATGATGTTGATGTGGCGATTTACTACGGTAAAGGTCATTGGCCTGAATTACGATGTGATTTACTGTATCAAGAGTTTTTGATTCCGTTGTGTGCACCGAATGTGTTACTTGGAGAGAAGCCGCTGGCGACATTGCATGATTTATCGCAACATGTGCTGTTGCATGATACCTCGCGCCAGCATTGGAAACAGTTTGCCAAACAAAATGGTATCGAGGGTGTGAATGTGAATCATGGCCCTATTTTTAGCCATACGACAATGGTGTTGCAAGCGGCTATCCATGGACAAGGCATTGCTTTGGGGAATAATGTATTAGCCCAACCAGAAATGGAAGCAGGTCGCTTGGTGGCACCTTTTGATGAAGTGGTCATGACGCCAAATGCTTTTTATGTGGTTTGTGATGAAAAGCAAGCGGATATGGGACGTATTGCGACCTTCAGAGATTGGATGATTCGTACGGCTCGACGCGAACAAGAGGAAGTATTAGATGAGTAA
- a CDS encoding alpha/beta family hydrolase, producing MSNQLQWDGPETGPIFVFAHGAGAGMDHEFMQNVSKGLAQQGIRVLRFNFPYMVRRMEEGTKRPPDRAPKLLDAFTDIIETQCSGPVVIGGKSMGGRMASWLGEHEQVAGIACLGFPFHPPGKPEKFKGDHLATVAKPCLILQGERDTFGKQEEFADFIFSPHVRYQFIPDGDHGFKPRKRSGYTEEGNIKQVVDALSLFIREVYNEY from the coding sequence ATGAGTAATCAATTGCAGTGGGATGGCCCTGAAACTGGTCCAATATTTGTGTTTGCCCATGGCGCGGGAGCAGGCATGGATCATGAGTTTATGCAAAATGTATCGAAGGGATTAGCACAGCAAGGTATTCGCGTGTTGCGCTTTAACTTTCCTTATATGGTTAGACGAATGGAAGAGGGGACGAAACGTCCGCCGGATCGTGCGCCTAAGTTGCTAGATGCATTTACCGATATTATTGAAACCCAATGTTCTGGACCGGTGGTGATCGGTGGTAAGTCGATGGGGGGGCGTATGGCGTCATGGCTTGGTGAACATGAGCAAGTCGCCGGTATTGCTTGCCTTGGTTTCCCATTTCACCCGCCGGGCAAACCTGAAAAATTTAAAGGCGATCACCTTGCAACAGTGGCTAAGCCGTGTTTGATCTTGCAGGGGGAGCGCGATACGTTTGGCAAACAAGAAGAGTTTGCCGATTTTATTTTCAGTCCTCATGTTCGTTACCAATTTATCCCCGATGGTGACCATGGCTTTAAGCCGCGTAAACGCTCTGGCTATACAGAGGAAGGAAATATTAAACAG
- the thiI gene encoding tRNA uracil 4-sulfurtransferase ThiI, with the protein MKFIVKPHPEIYVKSESVRKRFTKILESNIRIMVKRRTESVAVFNRRDHIEVAADSDKYYSEVLEILTHTPGINHVLEVKQTEFESLHDIYEHVLELNKDAIENKTFVVRAKRRGKHDFSSIELERYVGGGLNQAVESAKVQLKKPDVTINIEVRDELLNQVIARHNGLGGFPMGTQEDVLSLISGGFDSGVSSYLHIKRGSKVHYCFFNLGGPAHEIGVKQVAHYLWNKYGSSAKVRFLSIDFEPVVAEILEKVDDGQMGVVLKRMFMRAASMVANKFGIQALVTGEALGQVSSQTLTNLRLIDNVTETLILRPLVTWDKQDIINVARQIGTEDFAKTMPEYCGVISRKPTVKAVKGIIEAEEAKFDFSILDDVVYNARQMDIRDIAKESQEAVPEVEMVADVQDAAVVLDIRSTEEEDEQPLEIEGVEVTHIPFYKLSTKFGDLDQSKTYLLYCAQGVMSRLQALYLKEQGFDNVKVYRP; encoded by the coding sequence ATGAAATTTATTGTTAAGCCTCATCCGGAAATTTATGTCAAAAGCGAATCTGTGCGTAAACGCTTCACAAAGATTCTAGAGAGTAATATTCGCATTATGGTCAAACGCCGTACTGAGTCAGTCGCCGTATTTAATCGTCGTGATCATATTGAAGTGGCTGCCGATAGCGATAAATATTACTCCGAAGTATTGGAAATTCTGACCCATACGCCTGGCATTAATCATGTTTTAGAAGTCAAACAGACAGAATTTGAATCTCTGCATGACATTTATGAACATGTATTAGAACTGAATAAAGACGCGATTGAGAATAAAACGTTTGTGGTTCGCGCTAAGCGCCGTGGCAAACATGATTTTTCTTCTATTGAACTTGAGCGTTATGTCGGTGGTGGGTTGAACCAAGCGGTGGAAAGCGCCAAAGTTCAGCTGAAAAAGCCGGATGTGACCATCAATATTGAAGTTCGTGATGAACTATTAAATCAGGTTATTGCGCGCCATAATGGGTTAGGCGGTTTTCCTATGGGCACACAGGAAGATGTGCTGAGCTTGATTTCAGGTGGTTTTGACTCGGGTGTTTCTAGCTACTTACATATTAAACGTGGTTCGAAAGTGCATTACTGTTTCTTCAATCTAGGTGGGCCTGCTCACGAGATTGGTGTCAAACAGGTGGCTCACTACTTATGGAACAAATACGGTTCATCCGCTAAAGTGCGTTTCCTCTCTATCGATTTCGAACCTGTTGTGGCGGAAATTTTAGAGAAAGTAGACGATGGGCAAATGGGCGTAGTATTAAAACGTATGTTTATGCGTGCCGCGTCAATGGTAGCAAATAAGTTTGGCATCCAAGCGCTCGTTACTGGGGAAGCATTAGGGCAAGTGTCTAGTCAGACGCTAACCAACCTACGTTTAATTGATAACGTAACAGAAACGTTAATTTTGCGTCCATTGGTGACTTGGGACAAGCAAGATATTATTAATGTCGCGCGTCAAATCGGTACGGAAGACTTTGCGAAAACCATGCCTGAATATTGCGGTGTCATTTCTCGTAAGCCAACGGTGAAAGCCGTGAAAGGAATTATTGAAGCAGAAGAAGCAAAATTTGATTTCAGCATCCTTGATGACGTGGTCTACAACGCGCGTCAAATGGATATTCGTGACATTGCGAAAGAATCACAAGAAGCGGTGCCTGAAGTTGAAATGGTAGCCGATGTTCAAGATGCCGCGGTGGTGCTTGATATTCGCAGCACGGAAGAAGAAGACGAGCAGCCTTTAGAGATTGAAGGGGTTGAAGTTACTCATATTCCGTTCTACAAGTTATCGACTAAATTTGGTGATTTGGATCAGTCAAAAACTTACCTACTTTACTGTGCTCAAGGTGTCATGAGCCGTTTACAAGCCTTGTATCTTAAAGAGCAAGGTTTTGATAATGTTAAAGTTTATCGTCCGTAG
- a CDS encoding flagellar motor protein MotB, whose protein sequence is MDDEEQPCKCPPPGLPLWMGTFADLMSLLMCFFVLLLSFSEMDVLKFKQIAGSMKFAFGVQNRLEVKDIPKGTSIIAQEFRPGRPEPTPIDVIMQQTIDITQQTLEFQEGESDRAGGAQRDAGKLDGGQSPQTSTESNQNSESQQQQQQAEAMSEEEVDSTVEKIKKALQREIQQGAIEVENLGQQIVIRIKEQGAFPASSAFLQPKFRPLVRQVAELVKDVPGKIRITGHTDNQPIDSELYRSLWDLSSQRAVSVAQEMEKVQGFDHDRLQVRGLADTEPLVPNDTPAHRAENRRVEISIMQGEPLYSDPVSSGNANNAAPTPQ, encoded by the coding sequence ATGGACGACGAAGAACAACCGTGTAAATGTCCTCCACCAGGTTTGCCTCTGTGGATGGGGACATTTGCCGATTTAATGTCACTATTAATGTGCTTTTTTGTACTGCTTCTCTCATTCTCAGAGATGGATGTACTCAAGTTTAAGCAAATTGCCGGCTCGATGAAGTTCGCTTTTGGTGTGCAGAACCGTTTGGAAGTGAAAGATATTCCGAAAGGAACCAGTATTATTGCGCAAGAGTTTCGGCCGGGTAGGCCGGAGCCAACACCGATTGATGTCATTATGCAGCAGACTATTGACATTACTCAGCAAACGCTAGAGTTTCAAGAAGGTGAATCTGACCGAGCTGGGGGCGCGCAGCGTGATGCTGGAAAACTGGATGGGGGACAATCGCCGCAAACTTCAACGGAAAGTAATCAAAATTCAGAATCTCAGCAACAGCAGCAACAAGCTGAAGCAATGAGTGAAGAAGAAGTTGATTCTACGGTAGAGAAAATTAAAAAAGCCTTGCAGCGTGAAATTCAACAAGGGGCAATTGAAGTAGAAAACTTAGGTCAACAAATCGTCATTCGTATTAAAGAGCAGGGCGCATTTCCAGCCAGCTCAGCGTTTTTACAACCTAAGTTTCGTCCGTTAGTTCGTCAAGTGGCGGAGTTAGTCAAAGATGTACCGGGTAAAATTCGTATTACCGGTCATACCGATAACCAACCGATTGATTCTGAGCTCTATCGTTCTTTATGGGATTTGTCTTCGCAACGCGCGGTCTCGGTTGCGCAAGAAATGGAAAAAGTCCAAGGCTTTGACCATGACCGCTTGCAAGTGCGTGGTCTTGCTGATACGGAACCATTAGTCCCTAATGATACGCCCGCACATCGTGCAGAAAATCGTCGCGTCGAAATCAGTATTATGCAAGGTGAGCCCTTGTACAGTGATCCTGTCTCATCAGGGAATGCCAATAATGCGGCGCCAACTCCACAGTAA
- the xseB gene encoding exodeoxyribonuclease VII small subunit produces MASKKPENMSFEDTISELDQLVDKLENGELALDDALKKFERGIALARSGQAKLDDAEQRVSILLNNSDTEALSDFTDSPE; encoded by the coding sequence ATGGCGAGCAAAAAACCGGAAAACATGTCCTTTGAAGACACCATCAGCGAACTCGATCAACTCGTTGATAAACTCGAAAATGGTGAGCTGGCATTAGATGATGCCCTCAAGAAATTCGAACGAGGTATCGCACTCGCTCGCTCTGGACAAGCAAAATTAGATGATGCCGAACAACGGGTCAGTATTTTGCTCAATAACAGTGATACTGAGGCACTGAGTGATTTTACCGATTCGCCAGAATAA
- the ispA gene encoding (2E,6E)-farnesyl diphosphate synthase gives MNEALTSLQQRNNAQLELWLKHFSNVDSRLIQAMNYGLLLGGKRVRPFLVYATGQMLGCELIQLDTPASAIECIHAYSLIHDDLPAMDDDELRRGQPTCHVKFDEATAILTGDALQTLAFSILAEGPLAPEGESQRVKMIQMLAQASGAQGMCLGQALDLAAENRSVSVDELEHIHRNKTGALIRCAVRLGALAAGEKGLAVLPQLDTYAQAVGLAFQVQDDILDVVSDTQTLGKPQGSDEQLHKSTYPALLGLEGAIEKAQALLEESLRALEAIPYDTEYLEAFARYVIERKN, from the coding sequence ATGAATGAGGCACTAACCTCTTTACAGCAAAGAAACAATGCGCAACTTGAACTGTGGCTCAAGCACTTTTCAAACGTAGATTCACGATTAATACAAGCGATGAATTATGGCTTATTACTAGGTGGTAAGCGTGTCCGTCCTTTTTTAGTTTATGCCACAGGGCAAATGCTAGGTTGTGAGTTAATACAACTAGATACTCCGGCATCAGCGATTGAATGTATTCATGCTTATTCATTAATTCATGATGATTTACCAGCGATGGATGATGATGAGCTGCGCCGCGGCCAACCGACGTGTCATGTGAAATTTGACGAAGCCACCGCAATTTTGACCGGAGACGCTCTACAAACGCTCGCATTCAGTATTTTAGCTGAAGGGCCATTAGCACCAGAAGGTGAATCGCAACGCGTTAAGATGATTCAAATGCTTGCCCAAGCTTCGGGCGCCCAAGGCATGTGTCTTGGACAAGCATTGGACTTAGCGGCCGAAAACCGTTCAGTATCCGTCGATGAACTAGAACATATCCACCGCAATAAAACCGGCGCACTCATTCGTTGTGCCGTTCGCTTAGGTGCTCTCGCTGCTGGAGAAAAAGGCCTCGCCGTTTTACCGCAGCTAGATACCTACGCTCAAGCCGTTGGGCTCGCTTTTCAAGTTCAGGATGATATTCTGGATGTAGTCAGTGACACACAGACCCTAGGGAAGCCTCAGGGCTCAGATGAACAATTACATAAAAGCACTTACCCTGCCTTACTTGGTTTAGAAGGTGCGATTGAAAAAGCGCAAGCTCTCCTTGAGGAATCTCTTCGGGCATTAGAGGCTATTCCTTATGACACAGAGTATCTCGAAGCGTTCGCCCGATACGTTATCGAGCGCAAAAACTAA
- the pomA gene encoding flagellar motor protein PomA yields MDLATLLGLIGGLAFVIMAMVLGGSIMMFVDVTSVLIVIGGSVFVVMMKFTMGQFFGAAKIAGKAFMFKADNPEDLIAKVVEMADAARKGGFLALEEMEIPNGFMQKGIDLLVDGHDAEVVKATMQKDIALTNERHESGANVFRAFGDVAPAMGMIGTLVGLVAMLSNMDDPKSIGPAMAVALLTTLYGAILSNMVFFPIADKLALRREQETLNRRLIMDGVLAIQDGQNPRVIDSYLKNYLNEGKRSLDIDNE; encoded by the coding sequence GTGGATTTAGCAACGCTATTAGGCCTGATTGGTGGCTTGGCTTTTGTAATTATGGCGATGGTCTTAGGCGGAAGCATCATGATGTTCGTCGATGTCACATCGGTGCTGATTGTGATCGGTGGCTCTGTATTCGTGGTTATGATGAAGTTCACTATGGGGCAGTTTTTCGGGGCGGCGAAAATTGCTGGTAAGGCCTTCATGTTTAAAGCCGACAACCCAGAAGATTTGATTGCAAAAGTCGTTGAAATGGCAGATGCGGCTCGTAAAGGCGGCTTTCTTGCTCTAGAAGAAATGGAAATTCCTAACGGGTTCATGCAAAAAGGCATTGATTTGCTGGTGGATGGGCATGATGCGGAGGTAGTGAAAGCCACGATGCAAAAAGATATTGCGTTGACCAATGAACGTCACGAGTCCGGCGCGAACGTGTTTCGCGCATTCGGTGATGTGGCTCCTGCGATGGGAATGATCGGTACCTTGGTTGGTTTGGTTGCGATGCTATCGAATATGGATGACCCCAAATCGATTGGTCCTGCGATGGCGGTGGCTTTGTTAACAACACTCTATGGCGCAATTTTATCGAATATGGTTTTTTTCCCTATTGCCGATAAACTGGCACTACGCCGTGAGCAAGAGACGTTAAACCGTCGTTTGATTATGGACGGCGTACTCGCCATTCAAGATGGACAAAACCCGCGAGTGATTGATAGTTATCTGAAAAACTACCTCAATGAAGGTAAGCGTAGTTTAGATATCGATAACGAATAG